A single genomic interval of Parvularcula marina harbors:
- a CDS encoding TonB-dependent receptor has protein sequence MRKTLMMGTSVLMAFAGFSAASAQDDDVIIVTATKREQTLQEVPVAVSVVDDQVVADAQINDVLDLQTVVPSLRVSQLERANNTTFIIRGLGNGGNNPGIEPSVAVYIDGVFRSRSASALADFLDLERVEVLRGPQSTLFGKNATAGVVNIVTKEPSFTTSGVLEGTIGNYNQFIGRGYVTGPISDSIAYSLSGSYNVRDGYTSNSITGQDINDRNRQSIRGQLLFQPTDALELKLIGDWDQIDEICCTVFNAGEGSLDFMGGPTSGQVIALLGGQKQAPGDWDYDVFFDTASTNEIINNGVSLQADYDLGNDVTFTSITSFRTKEEDIEFEGDFTSLEILGANTRDFDTETFTQEIRLFGETDRFSWLLGGFYFDESAENRINITYGDDTRAYVDILSSGALPTIEGGIGVPVGTFFSSGAGISTFATQDNQQLSIFAQTDINITDRLVLTLGASYYKDEKDVAISSINTNPFSSLDLAEFGFGAFFNAATGLAPTPTNIGTVAMGNPALIQALQAASVTSVADALAAGGVLAPNGVPVDPMTMLPLGNPFLALEALQVLQPSTNFPNSVEDGTSSDEDVPFTVRVAYDVNDRVNVYASYATGFKASSWNLTQDSRPFPSDIAALSGAGLLPSNTSVTLGNYSGTRLAGPEETESIEVGLKAVFDMASINIAIFDQSIEGFQAQTFQGAGFVLTNAGEQSVRGAEIEANISPMENLDITWAGTFLDPEYDSFPGAQVPTGSAIDLADGSADGSGDLTGATPAGIPDFASSLSAKYTQPMEWGEVFLRADWQYESETQVIDNVPEDVASREVNQFNASLGVNWDGGVELLVWSRNLFNDEYYTSAFPTTLQANSYSAYPNPPRTYGVTLRKRF, from the coding sequence ATGCGCAAAACTCTAATGATGGGGACTTCGGTCCTGATGGCGTTCGCAGGCTTCAGCGCTGCGTCTGCCCAAGACGACGATGTCATCATCGTCACCGCGACGAAGCGGGAACAAACCCTGCAAGAAGTACCGGTCGCCGTGTCGGTCGTTGATGATCAGGTCGTCGCCGACGCCCAGATCAATGACGTGCTTGACCTGCAAACCGTCGTCCCCTCGCTGCGTGTTTCGCAGCTCGAGCGGGCCAACAACACGACCTTCATCATCCGCGGCCTCGGCAATGGCGGTAACAACCCGGGCATCGAACCGTCCGTAGCCGTCTATATCGACGGTGTCTTCCGGTCGCGTTCCGCTTCCGCCCTCGCTGACTTCCTCGACCTTGAGCGCGTCGAAGTCCTGCGCGGCCCGCAGTCGACCCTGTTCGGCAAGAACGCGACAGCCGGTGTCGTCAACATCGTCACCAAAGAGCCGAGCTTCACGACCAGCGGCGTTCTCGAAGGCACGATCGGCAACTACAACCAGTTCATCGGCCGCGGTTATGTGACCGGCCCGATCTCTGACTCGATCGCTTACAGCCTGTCCGGCAGCTACAATGTCCGTGACGGTTACACGAGCAACTCGATCACCGGCCAGGACATCAATGACCGCAATCGCCAGTCGATCCGCGGCCAGCTGCTGTTCCAACCGACCGATGCGCTTGAGCTCAAGCTGATCGGTGACTGGGACCAGATCGACGAGATCTGCTGTACTGTCTTCAACGCCGGCGAAGGCTCACTTGATTTTATGGGTGGCCCGACTTCCGGTCAGGTCATTGCCCTGCTTGGCGGCCAGAAACAGGCACCGGGCGACTGGGACTATGATGTCTTCTTCGACACAGCCTCGACCAACGAGATCATCAACAACGGTGTCTCACTGCAGGCTGACTATGATCTGGGTAATGATGTTACCTTCACCTCGATCACGTCTTTCCGTACCAAGGAAGAAGACATCGAGTTCGAAGGCGACTTCACCTCGCTTGAGATCCTCGGCGCGAACACTCGCGACTTCGACACCGAAACCTTCACGCAGGAAATCCGCCTCTTCGGTGAGACGGATCGCTTCTCCTGGCTGCTCGGCGGGTTCTACTTCGACGAGTCTGCAGAGAACCGCATCAACATCACCTATGGCGATGACACGCGGGCCTATGTCGACATCCTCTCCAGCGGCGCACTGCCGACGATCGAGGGCGGCATCGGTGTGCCGGTTGGCACATTCTTCTCCAGCGGCGCAGGCATCAGCACCTTCGCCACGCAGGACAACCAGCAGCTGTCGATCTTTGCACAGACGGACATCAACATCACTGATCGTCTCGTCCTGACGCTGGGCGCCAGCTACTATAAGGACGAGAAAGACGTTGCGATCTCTTCGATCAACACGAACCCGTTCTCGAGCCTCGATCTGGCTGAGTTCGGCTTCGGCGCGTTCTTCAACGCCGCGACTGGCCTTGCTCCGACGCCGACCAATATCGGCACCGTGGCGATGGGCAACCCGGCACTGATCCAGGCCCTGCAGGCCGCTTCTGTGACGTCTGTTGCTGACGCACTTGCTGCTGGCGGTGTCCTTGCACCGAACGGCGTGCCGGTTGATCCGATGACCATGCTGCCGCTCGGCAACCCGTTCCTCGCGCTTGAGGCCCTTCAGGTTCTTCAGCCGTCGACGAACTTCCCGAACTCTGTGGAAGATGGCACCAGCTCTGACGAAGACGTTCCGTTCACGGTCCGTGTGGCCTATGACGTCAACGACCGCGTCAATGTCTATGCGTCTTACGCAACGGGCTTCAAGGCATCGTCCTGGAACCTCACGCAAGACAGCCGTCCGTTCCCGTCAGATATCGCTGCGCTCTCCGGCGCCGGCCTTCTGCCGTCGAACACGTCAGTCACGCTCGGCAACTACTCCGGTACCCGCCTTGCTGGTCCGGAAGAAACCGAATCCATCGAAGTTGGCTTGAAAGCTGTCTTCGACATGGCCTCGATCAACATCGCGATCTTCGATCAGTCGATCGAGGGCTTCCAGGCCCAGACCTTCCAGGGCGCTGGTTTCGTTCTGACCAATGCGGGTGAGCAATCAGTCCGTGGTGCAGAAATCGAAGCCAACATCTCGCCGATGGAAAATCTGGACATCACTTGGGCAGGGACCTTCCTCGATCCTGAGTATGACAGCTTCCCGGGTGCCCAGGTGCCGACCGGCAGTGCAATTGACCTCGCCGACGGTTCCGCTGATGGCTCGGGCGATCTGACGGGCGCCACGCCGGCCGGGATCCCGGATTTCGCCTCCTCGCTGAGCGCGAAATACACCCAGCCGATGGAATGGGGTGAAGTCTTCCTTCGCGCCGATTGGCAGTATGAGAGCGAGACTCAGGTCATCGACAACGTGCCGGAAGATGTCGCTTCACGCGAAGTCAACCAGTTCAACGCCTCGCTTGGCGTCAACTGGGACGGCGGTGTCGAGCTTCTCGTCTGGAGCCGGAACCTGTTCAATGACGAGTACTACACCTCGGCCTTCCCGACGACGCTGCAAGCCAACAGCTACTCGGCGTACCCGAACCCGCCGCGCACCTATGGCGTGACGCTGCGCAAACGCTTCTAA
- a CDS encoding RNA methyltransferase — MSDNASSPLHPLVVLARPQMGENIGAAARAMLNFGLSGMRLVSPRDGWPNPKAGAMASGAAEVIDRVRVFNTVADAVADCEFVVATTARQRGLFLPVLTPQEAAVKLREATAAGQRTAMLFGAEKAGLETQEAALANALVTIPVNPEFPSLNLAQAVLLLSYEWAKAGGTEALFSSPYTEGPASRGELRSMLDHLYAALNRSGYFWPEEKRTVLEQNLQTMFSNAGMTASELRVLHGVIRQFERHLPKGDEPSEDG, encoded by the coding sequence ATGTCAGATAACGCTTCTTCTCCCCTTCATCCGCTGGTCGTTCTTGCCCGCCCCCAGATGGGCGAGAATATCGGTGCCGCTGCACGTGCCATGCTCAATTTCGGCTTGAGCGGGATGCGGCTCGTCAGCCCACGCGATGGCTGGCCTAATCCGAAGGCCGGGGCCATGGCGTCGGGTGCGGCCGAAGTGATCGACCGTGTGCGGGTCTTTAATACGGTGGCAGACGCAGTGGCCGATTGCGAATTCGTGGTGGCGACAACAGCGCGTCAGCGGGGTCTTTTCCTGCCGGTGCTGACCCCCCAGGAGGCCGCCGTAAAACTGCGTGAAGCGACGGCTGCAGGACAACGCACGGCGATGCTGTTCGGGGCGGAGAAGGCGGGGCTTGAGACCCAGGAGGCAGCGCTTGCCAATGCGCTGGTGACCATCCCGGTTAATCCCGAATTCCCTTCGCTCAATCTCGCGCAGGCCGTGCTGCTCCTCTCTTATGAGTGGGCGAAGGCGGGCGGCACGGAAGCGCTATTTTCTTCTCCCTATACGGAAGGCCCGGCAAGCCGGGGTGAGCTGCGATCCATGCTCGATCACCTTTATGCGGCGCTAAACAGGTCAGGATATTTCTGGCCGGAGGAGAAACGCACCGTGTTAGAGCAGAATCTTCAGACCATGTTCTCCAATGCCGGGATGACGGCATCAGAGCTGCGTGTCCTGCACGGCGTGATCCGCCAGTTCGAGCGTCATCTGCCGAAAGGCGATGAGCCGTCCGAAGACGGATAA
- a CDS encoding YMGG-like glycine zipper-containing protein, protein MLKVFGAAAAGLVLLAGCTSTGNIERNTAGGAALGAIAGGVIGNNVGDGDAQRGAAIGAVLGGAAGAARGSRQDAQCGGTEFKKPAAGQELIYDRSAQRYYYIDRSTGKTYWNDGSLRSC, encoded by the coding sequence ATGTTGAAAGTTTTTGGAGCAGCCGCAGCCGGTCTCGTCCTGCTCGCCGGATGTACCTCGACAGGTAATATTGAACGCAACACCGCAGGCGGCGCAGCGCTTGGCGCGATCGCTGGTGGCGTCATCGGCAACAATGTCGGTGATGGCGACGCACAGCGCGGCGCAGCAATCGGTGCTGTCCTTGGTGGCGCAGCGGGTGCAGCTCGCGGTTCACGTCAGGACGCCCAGTGCGGTGGGACAGAGTTCAAGAAACCGGCCGCCGGTCAGGAGCTTATCTATGACCGCAGCGCGCAACGCTATTACTACATCGACCGCTCAACCGGTAAAACCTACTGGAACGACGGTTCGCTGCGCAGCTGCTAA